The stretch of DNA ATAATGCAGCAACAACTTCAGAAGCTACTGAAGAAGCAGCAAAATAAAATATAACAGAAATAATTTCAAAAATGCCAGCATGTCAGTGCTGGCATTTTTATTATAAGCAAAATTGTCAGAAATTACATTTGGCACAATTTCTGAAAAATAAGGAAACGTAAATTATTAATTTAAATATTAAAAATATGTCATTAAACATTAAACCTATTTCAGATCGTGTAGTTATCGAGCCAATGGCTGCTGAGACAACTACTGCTTCAGGAATCATTATTCCTGACACTGCAAAAGAAAAACCACAAAAAGGAACTGTTGTAGCTGTAGGTAGTGGAAAAAAAGACCACACAATGACCGTAAATGTAGGCGATATTGTACTTTATGGCAAATATTCAGGTACAGAGTTTAAGTATGAAGGTAAAGATTACCTAATTATGCGTGAAGAAGAAATTTACGCAATACTTTAACTAGCTTTAGGCTAATAGCAGAAAGCATAAAGCGTGAGAAATTTCAAAAAATATGATATTTGGCAATTAAGTCACAATTTAACTTTGGACATTGATGTGTTAACCTCGAATTATCCAAAAGAAGAATTATACGGACTGGTTAGTCAAATTAGAAGAGCTAGTTCTTCAATTCCTACTAATATTGCAGAAGGTTGTGGAAGAAGCTCTGATAAAGAATTCAATCAATTTCTCAATATAGCTTTAGGCTCTGCTAATGAAACAGAATATTTAATTATTCTATCAAAGGATTTGAATTACATTTCTTTAGAAAAATTCAATGAAATAGAAACTCAAATCAATATAATAAAAAGTAAAATTTACAATTTAAAAGAAAAGTTAAACTCGCTTTAGGCATAAAGCCTTAAGCATAAAGCTTAAATAAAATGGCAAAAGAAATAAAATTCGATATTGAAGCACGCGATGGTTTAAAACGTGGTGTAGATGCATTAGCAAATGCAGTAAAAGTTACTTTAGGTCCAAAAGGTAGAAATGTAATTATTTCAAAATCATTTGGCGGCCCAACAGTTACTAAAGATGGTGTTTCTGTAGCTAAAGAAGTAGAATTACAAGATCCATTAGAAAATATGGGTGCTCAAATGGTTAAAGAAGTTGCTTCAAAAACAAATGATTTAGCTGGTGATGGAACTACAACTGCAACAGTTTTAGCGCAAGCTATTGTAAAAGAAGGTTTAAAAAACGTTGCTGCTGGTGCTAACCCAATGGATTTAAAAAGAGGAATTGACAAAGCTGTAGAAGCTTTAGTTGGTGACTTAGGAAAGCAAGCGCAAGCTGTTGGTGATTCTTCTGAAAAAATTAAACAAGTTGCTTCTATTTCTGCAAACAACGATGAAACTATTGGTGAATTAATTGCAACCGCTTTCTCAAAAGTTGGTAAAGAAGGTGTAATTACTGTTGAAGAAGCAAAAGGTACAGATACTTATGTTGATGTTGTAGAAGGAATGCAATTTGACAGAGGTTATTTATCTCCTTATTTTGTTACCAATGCAGACAAAATGATAGCTGAATTAGACAATCCTTATATCTTACTTTACGATAAAAAGATTTCTAATTTACAAGAATTATTACCTATACTTGAACCTGTAGCGCAATCGGGTCGTCCTTTATTAATTATTGCTGAAGATGTAGACGGTCAAGCATTAGCTACATTAGTAGTAAACAAATTACGTGGAGGATTAAAAATTGCAGCTGTAAAAGCTCCAGGTTTTGGAGACAGAAGAAAAGCAATGTTAGAAGATATAGCTATTTTAACTGGTGGAACAGTAATTGCTGAAGAAAGTGGATTCTCTTTAGAAAATGCAACATTAGCAATGTTAGGTACTGCTGAAACTATTACAATTGACAAAGATAACACTACAATTGTTAATGGAAATGGAGATGCAGAAAACATTAAGGCTCGTGTAAACCAAATTAAAGCGCAAATTGAAACTACAACTTCTGATTATGACAGAGAAAAGCTTCAAGAGCGTTTGGCTAAATTAGCTGGTGGTGTTGCTGTTTTATATGTTGGTGCTGCTTCTGAAGTAGAAATGAAAGAGAAAAAAGACAGAGTTGACGATGCTTTACACGCGACAAGAGCTGCTGTTGAAGAAGGAATTGTTGCTGGTGGTGGTGTAGCTTTAGTAAGAGCTAAATCTGTTTTAAACGACTTAAAATCAGAAAATGAAGACGAAGCAACAGGTATTCAAATTGTAAATAGAGCTATTGAAGCTCCATTAAGAACAATTGTTGAAAATGCTGGTGGCGAAGGTTCAGTAGTAATTTCAAAAGTTTTAGAAGGTAAAAACGATTTTGGATTTAATGCTAAGACTGGAGAATATGTTGAAATGTTAAAAGCAGGAATTATCGATCCTAAAAAAGTAACACGTGTAGCTTTAGAAAATGCTGCATCAGTTGCTGGAATGATTTTAACAACAGAATGTGCTTTAATTGATATTAAAGAAGACACACCTGCAATGCCAATGGGCGGAGGAATGCCAGGTATGATGTAATTAAAACAAACCTCAATAAAAAAATCCGATTAGAATTTCTAATCGGATTTTTTATTACCTATAATTTTTAAATTATTCGATAATGGTCATTTCATCAACAATGTGTTTTGCACCTGAAAACTTATCGATTAACCATAATACATAACGAATATCTACATTGATAGTTCTTTGTAAATTATGATCAAAAATAACATCTCCAGCCATTGCTTCAATATTTCCATCGAAAGCTAAACCAATTAATTCTCCCTTTCCATTTAATACTGGCGAACCTGAGTTACCACCTGTAATATCATTATCTGTTAAGAAGTTAACGGGCATGTAACCAGCTTTATCAGCATAACGACCGAAATCTTTGTTATTGTACATTTCAATCATTCTTTTTGGCATATCAAATTCTGGATCATTTGGCTTATATTTAGCAATCATACCTTTCATAGTAGTATAATTATTAATCTTTGCATCATTTCTCTTATCTGCAGGTAAAGCTCTTACTTTCCCATAAGTTAAACGCAATGTTGAATTTGCATCTGGATATAAAACTGTAGATAATTTAGATTTTCTTAAACCATCTACTAATAAACGATAAGACTTTTGGAATTTTTCCTCAGCAGCCGTAACCTCATCAGATTTTGATGAATAATGTTTAATTAAATCATCCGTTAATAAATAAATAGGATCGTTCTCAACAAAATTCAAATTTGGAAAATCTAAGAATGCTAATGCTTTTTCTTTTGAACCAAATAAACTCAATTCAAAAATTGCATTTACATAATTTGTAAAATCTCCATTATTAGCTTTTAATTCTTCTTCTACTATTGGCGATAATTTATAACCCGCTTTTTTTGCATACAATCCTAATTGAGCTGTTAAGATATCTTTTTCAGCTGGCAAATACATTTCTGCATAAGCTTCTTCAATTTGTGCTTTTAACCCTTCTTTTAATGCTTCTCTTTTTGAAGGTTCTGTTTTAGCATAATTCACAAATTGACGTCCTAATCTTCTTGGCAACATTACCATTGAACTCGTACGAATCATTGTCATTAAGTAATTATCATGACGTGCTTTTTCGTTTGTTAACTTGTAATAAGCATTAATATCTTCGATAACAGAACCATAAGTCGCTTTGTTTTCAGCTTTATTAGCCCATTTATTAAATTTAGCTTCGTTTTTAGATTTAGTTGCTGCTGTTTTGTGCTTTGTTAAAGCATCAATCATACCTTGACGGTTTTTCCAATAATTAGCAACACCTGCATATTTTGAAGCATACATTAAACGAACTGCATCGTCTTTATCCATGTATTTCTTCATCATATCCATACCCATTTTTGAGCCTTCAACCCAAGCTGGATAAGCATATTTTACATTTTGATCGATTCCACCAGCTGGCATCCAACGGTTTGTTCTTCCAGGATAACCTAAAATCATAGCAAAATCATTCTCTTGAACTCCTTTTAAGTTTACTGGTAAATAATGCTTAGGCTTTAAAGGAACATTGTTTGGAGAATATTCTGCAGGATTTCCATTTTGATCTGCATATACACGGAACATTGAAAAATCTCCAGTGTGACGAGGCCATTCCCAGTTATCGGT from Flavobacterium haoranii encodes:
- a CDS encoding S46 family peptidase, which encodes MKKIVLSLLIAFFAAPSLLFANEGMWFLMFIERLNHRDMQKMGLQLTADEIYSINNHSLKDAIVQFDGGCTAEIISKDGLVLTNHHCGYDAIAELSTPEANYLRDGYWAANRAAELKPKSVFVRFFVRMDDVSKRILSKVTPSMTEKEREAAINKEIALIEKENSENGKYTVSVKSFFQGNEYYYFVYQDYKDVRLVGTPPESVGKFGGDTDNWEWPRHTGDFSMFRVYADQNGNPAEYSPNNVPLKPKHYLPVNLKGVQENDFAMILGYPGRTNRWMPAGGIDQNVKYAYPAWVEGSKMGMDMMKKYMDKDDAVRLMYASKYAGVANYWKNRQGMIDALTKHKTAATKSKNEAKFNKWANKAENKATYGSVIEDINAYYKLTNEKARHDNYLMTMIRTSSMVMLPRRLGRQFVNYAKTEPSKREALKEGLKAQIEEAYAEMYLPAEKDILTAQLGLYAKKAGYKLSPIVEEELKANNGDFTNYVNAIFELSLFGSKEKALAFLDFPNLNFVENDPIYLLTDDLIKHYSSKSDEVTAAEEKFQKSYRLLVDGLRKSKLSTVLYPDANSTLRLTYGKVRALPADKRNDAKINNYTTMKGMIAKYKPNDPEFDMPKRMIEMYNNKDFGRYADKAGYMPVNFLTDNDITGGNSGSPVLNGKGELIGLAFDGNIEAMAGDVIFDHNLQRTINVDIRYVLWLIDKFSGAKHIVDEMTIIE
- the groL gene encoding chaperonin GroEL (60 kDa chaperone family; promotes refolding of misfolded polypeptides especially under stressful conditions; forms two stacked rings of heptamers to form a barrel-shaped 14mer; ends can be capped by GroES; misfolded proteins enter the barrel where they are refolded when GroES binds): MAKEIKFDIEARDGLKRGVDALANAVKVTLGPKGRNVIISKSFGGPTVTKDGVSVAKEVELQDPLENMGAQMVKEVASKTNDLAGDGTTTATVLAQAIVKEGLKNVAAGANPMDLKRGIDKAVEALVGDLGKQAQAVGDSSEKIKQVASISANNDETIGELIATAFSKVGKEGVITVEEAKGTDTYVDVVEGMQFDRGYLSPYFVTNADKMIAELDNPYILLYDKKISNLQELLPILEPVAQSGRPLLIIAEDVDGQALATLVVNKLRGGLKIAAVKAPGFGDRRKAMLEDIAILTGGTVIAEESGFSLENATLAMLGTAETITIDKDNTTIVNGNGDAENIKARVNQIKAQIETTTSDYDREKLQERLAKLAGGVAVLYVGAASEVEMKEKKDRVDDALHATRAAVEEGIVAGGGVALVRAKSVLNDLKSENEDEATGIQIVNRAIEAPLRTIVENAGGEGSVVISKVLEGKNDFGFNAKTGEYVEMLKAGIIDPKKVTRVALENAASVAGMILTTECALIDIKEDTPAMPMGGGMPGMM
- a CDS encoding co-chaperone GroES, translating into MSLNIKPISDRVVIEPMAAETTTASGIIIPDTAKEKPQKGTVVAVGSGKKDHTMTVNVGDIVLYGKYSGTEFKYEGKDYLIMREEEIYAIL
- a CDS encoding four helix bundle protein gives rise to the protein MRNFKKYDIWQLSHNLTLDIDVLTSNYPKEELYGLVSQIRRASSSIPTNIAEGCGRSSDKEFNQFLNIALGSANETEYLIILSKDLNYISLEKFNEIETQINIIKSKIYNLKEKLNSL